A part of Aspergillus oryzae RIB40 DNA, chromosome 7 genomic DNA contains:
- a CDS encoding DASH complex subunit SPC19 (predicted protein): MAASLNASVTSLQSSLQLLDSSISTLESGVSDFPRLCKVLQTTRHFELLPEPTLREAQQSLLDEITPSIGHLLSLASNHVEKLSRREQALRAKAELQEGRMYSSESRQTSSRSQNAYGDRQKANAAKAAEFRRLVQKKERLKYAVERLELQSKQRERQLRKSMAAQ; this comes from the exons ATGGCGGCATCACTAAATGCTTCAGTCACGTCTCTCCAATCCTCTCTACAACTTCTCGACTCATCTATCTCCACTCTTGAATCTGGTGTTAGTGACTTTCCTCGACTGTGCAAGGTCCTGCAAACAACCCGA CACTTTGAACTTCTTCCCGAGCCTACGCTCCGCGAAGCACAGCAATCATTACTTGACGAAATTACTCCCAGCATCGGACACTTGCTATCATTAGCGTCAAACCACGTTGAAAAGCTCTCTCGTCGCGAACAAGCTCTCCGAGCAAAAGCTGAGCTGCAGGAAGGCAGAATGTACTCCAGCGAGAGCCGCCAAACCTCAAGCCGTAGCCAGAATGCCTATGGGGATCGACAAAAGGCTAATGCTGCTAAAGCGGCGGAGTTCAGGCGATTGGTACAGAAGAAGGAACGGCTGAAGTATGCTGTCGAGAGATTGGAGTTGCAGAGTAAACAGCGCGAACGTCAGTTGAGAAAGAGTATGGCCGCCCAATAA
- a CDS encoding uncharacterized protein (predicted protein), translating to MSECIRKTLASRLRELNLTILRLPLISKVNEAHVPILVSSNLSTASHIIVVFGEPVQDLGIWAYRSIGVDGINAGSAVSFVKAVLQSETNKEGTNTESAPKRGNTALVLANTGQLIWHCGARRPMTLPTWLAYPRPSAVDPPLMMTHRNKIPDNGCWEDHISCVFNEILADRGRLVRHDAKISIVGIAEGGQGAIRHLSLNWEGWRGYISAVVLTNPLHSTDVELAVNDEMSGSFLAFISSRCRAYVISDAPKGCLVPGSRRYGCNCYSSGEMQHVECIMPRAWKDMLEWLNRAHADPTMYEAQLKLKEMNDSDLETLNTDGSNE from the exons ATGAGTG AATGCATCCGCAAAACCTTGGCTTCTCGCCTACGGGAGCTCAACCTTACAATCCTGCGTCTTCCTCTCATTTCTAAGGTGAATGAGGCTCATGTTCCGATCCTGGTGTCATCTAACCTATCCACGGCATCTCATATCATTGTTGTCTTCGGAGAGCCAGTACAGGATCTGGGAATCTGGGCGTATCGAAGCATAGGTGTGGATGGCATCAACGCAGGCTCTGCTGTCTCGTTTGTCAAAGCCGTCCTTCAGTCCGAAACTAATAAAGAGGGAACCAACACTGAGTCCGCCCCCAAGCGCGGCAACACTGCTCTGGTGCTTGCGAACACAGGCCAATTAATTTGGCATTGCGGTGCTCGTCGCCCGATGACCCTGCCGACCTGGCTCGCTTATCCTCGCCCCTCGGCCGTCGATCCTCCCCTGATGATGACCCATAGAAACAAGATCCCTGACAACGGCTGCTGGGAAGATCACATCTCTTGTGTCTTTAATGAAATCCTAGCTGACCGCGGACGCTTGGTGCGCCATGATGCTAAAATCAGCATCGTCGGAATCGCTGAAGGGGGCCAGGGCGCAATTCGCCACTTATCTCTAAACT GGGAGGGTTGGCgtggatatatatctgcTGTTGTTCTTACCAACCCTCTCCACTCCACCGACGTTGAACTGGCTGTCAATGATGAGATGTCGGGCTCGTTCCTTgccttcatttcttcccgCTGTCGTGCCTATGTTATCTCTGACGCACCAAAGGGTTGTTTGGTCCCGGGCTCCCGTCGGTATGGCTGTAACTGTTACTCATCTGGGGAGATGCAGCATGTGGAGTGTATCATGCCGCGCGCTTGGAAGGATATGCTTGAGTGGCTGAATCGAGCACATGCGGATCCGACCATGTATGAGGCTCAgttgaagctgaaggagATGAATGATAGTGATTTGGAGACTCTGAACACGGATGGAAGCAATGAATAA
- a CDS encoding ribosome-associated complex protein SSZ1 (molecular chaperones HSP70/HSC70, HSP70 superfamily): MSDGTNGAPERFAIGISFGNTSSSIARINPEGKPEVIANEEGDRQIPSVLSYIDGEEYHGTQAKAQLVRNSQNTVAYFRDYLGKDFKSIDATPCHNSAHPQPHESTVAFSIVDSTNETPSTVTVSEIATRHLRRLKQSASDYLGKEVNAAVITVPTDFSDAQREALTASAKAAGLEVLQLIHEPVAAALAYDARPEATVTDKLVVVADLGGTRSDAAVLACRGGMYSILATAHDYELGGASLDKIIIDHFAKEFIKKHKTDPRENARGLAKLKLEGEAARKTLSLGTNASLSIESLADGIDFGSTVNRTRYELLSGKTFAQFTGLIEQVIQKAGLDVLDIDEVIFAGGASHTPKIAQLARNIFSEKTKILAPSTFTGAINPSELAPRGAAIQASLIQEFEQEDIEQSIHPMVTATPHLKNAIGVEFTTGETVEFQPLLNTETALPARRVAQYNAPKAGGDVFIRVCEGVREIKVTKPEPKPKEEKPKTEEDEDDSDFDSDEDEEEEIREIVWKTEKPIAELAVKGVKAGSKVELMVHVNADLGLQITAREVGGQNAVRGAVQAA; this comes from the exons ATGAGCGACGGAACAAACGGTGCCCCGGAGCGTTTCGCTATCGGTATCTCTTTTGGCAACACCTCCAGTTCCATTGCCCGCATCAACCCT GAGGGCAAGCCGGAGGTTATCGCCAACGAAGAAGGAG ATCGTCAAATCCCTTCCGTCCTTTCATACATTGATGGTGAGGAGTACCACGGTACTCAAGCCAAGGCCCAGTTGGTCCGCAACTCCCAGAACACTGTCGCATACTTCAGAGATTACCTTGGCAAGGA CTTCAAGTCGATAGACGCCACACCATGCCATAACTCGGCGCATCCTCAGCCTCACGAGTCTACCGTTGCTTTCTCCATTGTGGACTCTACCAACGAGACCCCCAGCACTGTCACCGTCTCCGAGATTGCCACCCGCCATCTCCGTCGTTTGAAGCAGTCCGCCTCTGACTACCTGGGCAAGGAAGTCAATGCCGCCGTCATCACTGTCCCCACTGACTTCTCCGATGCTCAGCGCGAGGCTTTGACCGCCTCCGCTAAGGCTGCTGGCCTTGAGGTCCTCCAGCTCATCCATGAGCCTGTTGCCGCTGCCCTGGCTTACGATGCCAGGCCCGAGGCTACTGTTACTGACAAGCTTGTTGTCGTCGCCGACCTCGGTGGTACCCGATCCGACGCTGCTGTTCTCGCTTGCCGTGGTGGCATGTACAGTATCCTCGCAACTGCTCATGACTACGAGTTGGGTGGAGCTTCGttggacaagatcatcatcgaccatTTCGCCAAGGAGTTCATTAAGAAGCACAAGACCGATCCTCGCGAGAACGCTCGTGGTCTCGCCAAGTTGAAGCTTGAGGGTGAGGCTGCTCGCAAGACCTTGAGCTTGGGTACCAACGCCAGCTTGAGCATTGAGAGTCTCGCAGATGGCATTGATTTCGGCTCCACTGTCAACCGTACTCGCTACGAACTTCTCTCCGGCAAGACCTTCGCCCAGTTCACCGGCTTGATCGAGCAGGTTATCCAGAAGGCTGGTTTGGATGTCTTGGACATTGACGAG GTTATCTTCGCTGGTGGTGCCTCTCACACTCCCAAGATCGCCCAGCTGGCCCGCAACATCTTCTCCGAGAAGACTAAGATCCTTGCCCCTTCGACCTTCACTGGCGCTATCAACCCCTCTGAGCTGGCCCCCAGGGGTGCCGCCATCCAGGCCTCTCTTATCCAGGAGTTCGAGCAGGAGGACATTGAGCAATCTATCCACCCCATGGTCACTGCCACTCCTCATCTGAAGAACGCCATTGGTGTCGAGTTCACCACCGGTGAGACCGTCGAGTTCCAGCCTCTCCTGAACACTGAGACCGCCCTCCCCGCTCGTCGTGTCGCTCAGTACAACGCCCCCAAGGCTGGTGGCGACGTTTTCATTCGCGTTTGCGAGGGTGTCCGCGAGATCAAGGTCACCAAGCCTGAGCCTAAgcccaaggaggagaagcccaagactgaagaagatgaggacgactCCGACTTCGACtctgacgaggatgaggaggaagagatccGTGAGATCGTCTGGAAGACTGAGAAGCCCATTGCCGAGCTTGCCGTCAAGGGCGTCAAGGCCGGCAGCAAGGTCGAGCTGATGGTCCACGTCAACGCCGACCTGGGTCTGCAGATCACCGCTCGCGAAGTCGGCGGCCAGAACGCCGTTCGCGGTGCTGTACAGGCTGCTTAA
- a CDS encoding exosome non-catalytic core subunit RRP40 (predicted protein): MASPLILLPGDEVPSEYLPSNNSAPLRLGAGLRLLSQPSSNPPSHVITATQPGLLSTDNKRNAVSILSTPNRRYLPTPGDLVIAQIHHSSPDYFHCMITPQAPQALLGQLSFEGATKKTRPMLKQGDLVYARVLSTGLGAGAEVELTCVNPATGRADGGLGPLTGGMVFDVSTGLAARLIKASSSSAEQQDGVAGLVVLDELGKKLEKAGGFEIAVGRNGKVWVDCANGGDYAVKATVAIGRCLSTIDEHELSSTDQRKLVTRILREMKIES; encoded by the coding sequence ATGGCGTCGCCATTAATTCTACTCCCAGGCGACGAAGTTCCCTCTGAATATCTACCATCCAACAATTCCGCTCCCTTGAGACTCGGAGCAGGTCTTCGTCTCCTGTCGCAACCGTCGTCGAATCCCCCCAGCCATGTCATAACTGCCACGCAACCCGGGCTCCTCTCAACAgataacaaaagaaatgccGTCTCTATCCTCTCTACCCCAAACCGTCGCTACCTCCCGACACCCGGCGATCTCGTGATAGCGCAAATCCACCACTCCAGTCCGGATTACTTCCATTGCATGATTACACCGCAAGCGCCCCAGGCGCTGCTGGGACAGCTTTCATTTGAAGGtgcgacgaagaagacaCGGCCGATGTTGAAACAGGGTGATCTGGTTTATGCTCGTGTGTTGTCGACTGGTCTGGGCGCTGGCGCGGAGGTTGAGCTTACGTGTGTCAATCCGGCGACGGGACGGGCTGATGGAGGATTGGGTCCGTTGACTGGGGGTATGGTTTTTGATGTGTCGACAGGGTTGGCGGCTCGGTTGATAAAGGCGAGCTCCTCGTCGGCGGAGCAACAGGATGGTGTGGCAGGgttggtggtcttggatgaaCTGGGcaagaagttggagaaggccGGTGGATTTGAGATCGCTGTGGGGAGGAATGGCAAGGTTTGGGTGGATTGTGCCAATGGAGGCGATTATGCTGTTAAGGCGACGGTCGCAATCGGGCGATGCCTGAGTACCATCGATGAGCATGAACTGAGCTCGACAGATCAGAGGAAACTGGTGACCAGGATATTACGAGAAATGAAGATAGAATCGTGA
- a CDS encoding mitochondrial 37S ribosomal protein uS14m (mitochondrial/chloroplast ribosomal protein S14/S29): protein MSLFRSKRLDLSGFINARVIRDHTKRKVFEQHEPERQALRYIIRNTSLPQRTRAQAQLQLSQMHAYTRPTQIKNRCVAGGIARSVIRDFRIARYQFRQQALAGELPGVKKASW from the exons ATGTCGCTTTTCAGATCCAAGCGCTTGGACCTTAGCGGGTTTATCAACGCCCGTGTCATTCGTGACCACACCAAACGGAAGGTCTTCGAGCAGCACGAGCCTGAACG CCAAGCTCTCCGTTACATCATCCGCAACACCTCCCTTCCACAGCGTACCCGTGCCCAGGCTCAGTTGCAGCTTTCCCAGATGCACGCCTACACCCGGCCCACTCAGATCAAGAACCGCTGTGTGGCGGGTGGTATTGCTCGAAGTGTGATTCGCGACTTCAGAATTGCTAGA TACCAATTCCGTCAACAGGCACTGGCTGGTGAACTACCCGGTGTGAAGAAAGCCAGTTGGTAG
- a CDS encoding uncharacterized protein (predicted protein) — protein MATWVYPPLPLQQLEREADSALVYLSPDAYEFHLAFSRVKASRARELEWLLRSLQDSLASLREGLHECAALLAPKEPGSTLVISSVRSEIVKGFVTRVGTKIVKGDIQLRLGSLAPARGSPTTRLCLSNSPGAPELVLHQLVSVRNLVNQSLDVVDVSTWTGDPLNASFIYGQLRLLYETLSEARQMLKGESDQVRGKWWETSALEDMFDPPLPLNLSFHLSIADSALVLYLRTLESSTPTHTPTAFATDISLTGFNLRDRLFGTRHRGHDEVGDVFTWKGDEVKVREKIRVESQDPSLMAVMAKLTALQHEVMKWISALKVLMGNEDTDSEE, from the exons ATGGCTACTTGGGTATACCCGCCACTACCTCTGCAGCAGCTGGAACGGGAAGCTGATAGTGCATTGGTATACCTCTCCCCAGATGCCTACGAGTTTCATTTGGCCTTTTCAAGGGTTAAAGCATCGCGT GCTAGGGAATTAGAATGGTTACTGCGTTCTCTGCAAGACTCACTCGCCTCCCTAAGGGAAGGCCTGCATGAATGCGCTGCGCTTCTTGCCCCTAAAGAGCCAGGCTCAACATTGGTTATCTCCTCTGTACGATCAGAGATCGTGAAAGGCTTCGTAACAAGGGTCGGAACGAAAATCGTGAAAGGC GATATTCAACTACGCCTTGGTTCCCTTGCTCCTGCGCGTGGCTCCCCAACGACTCGCTTATGCTTGTCGAACTCGCCCGGTGCTCCAGAGCTTGTGCTACATCAGTTGGTTTCGGTGAGGAACTTGGTCAACCAGAGTCTCGATGTGGTGGATGTCAGCACTTGGACTGGCGACCCGCTCAATGCAAGTTTCATATATGGACAGCTGCGCTTATTATATGAAACGCTGTCTGAGGCTCGCCAGATGTTGAAGGGCGAGAGTGATCAAGTCAGGGGCAAGTGGTGGGAGACAAGTGCGCTTGAGGAT ATGTTTGATCCACCGTTGCCGCTAAACCTTTCGTTCCATCTATCCATCGCCGACTCTGCTCTCGTCTTGTATCTAAGGACGCTCGAGTCTAGCACACCCACACATACTCCAACAGCTTTTGCCACCGACATTTCTTTGACTGGGTTCAATTTGCGCGACCGTTTGTTTGGAACTCGACACCGTGGGCATGATGAAGTTGGAGATGTTTTCACATGGAAGGGAGACGAGGTCAAAGTAAGGGAAAAGATTCGCGTGGAGAGTCAGGACCCGAGCCTGATGGCAGTCATGGCGAAGTTGACTGCTTTGCAACACGAAGTGATGAAATGGATTTCTGCATTGAAAGTGCTTATGGGCAACGAAGATACCGATAGCGAGGAATAG
- a CDS encoding SUR7/PalI family protein (predicted protein): MAFSRVMLGFLGLFFTAGALLLMFLTLLGGARNSVPLNEIYFLQVDTGNIPGAPSVSRWTFWNICAVGDNGKSDCGTSYPDFPFDPPSHRNFDTTTNIPAAFIGTNHYFLTSRFTFPFLIIALFFGVVSLFTGFLAMCTRIGSYLSSLMAWISLVFQIITTSLMTAVFVQGRNKFNANGQTARLGAKSFGFMWTAVACLLLACIMYCLGGSVGGKETGYSGREHRRRGFFSSQRSNSVRSNKEANP; this comes from the exons ATGGCTTTCAGCA GAGTAATGCTGGGCTTCCTAGGCCTATTCTTCACGGCCGGAGCTCTGCTACTGATGTTCCTGACCCTGCTCGGAGGAGCACGGAACTCGGTCCCTTTGAACGAAATCTACTTCCTCCAAGTCGACACAGGCAACATTCCAGGTGCACCATCTGTATCCCGATGGACATTCTGGAACATCTGCGCTGTCGGCGACAATGGGAAGAGCGATTGTGGAACCTCATACCCTGACTTCCCCTTTGATCCCCCGAGCCACCGCAACTTCGACACAACAACCAATATCCCTGCAGCCTTCATCGG CACAAACCACTACTTCCTGACCTCCCGGTTCACATTCCCATTCCTTATTATCGCGCTTTTCTTCGGCGTTGTATCTCTCTTCACTGGATTCCTGGCCATGTGCACCCGTATCGGCAGCTACCTCTCATCCCTGATGGCATGGATTTCCTTGGTTTTCCAAATCATAACGACATCCCTGATGAC CGCCGTCTTTGTCCAGGGTCGCAACAAGTTCAACGCCAACGGCCAAACCGCCCGCCTGGGCGCCAAGTCATTCGGCTTCATGTGGACTGCTGTAGCCTGTCTCCTCCTCGCTTGCATAATGTACTGCCTCGGAGGCTCCGTCGGCGGTAAAGAAACTGGGTACAGCGGTCGCGAGCACCGTCGTCgtggtttcttctcttcccaacGGTCCAATAGCGTCCGGAGCAACAAGGAGGCCAACCCATGA
- a CDS encoding tRNA methyltransferase RSM22 (mitochondrial/chloroplast ribosome small subunit component) — translation MLSRSPASRASRSCSHGLLRTIASKSSQISSQQLRGGATSFIAQRYRCTNARYEFPLNSPVGFPRKTATGYIIGGLKNGRRYASTVPPADGNVNADRKDAIYDVIDKIEQNEMEMAELMDELSLLDDYWEALNLDGPELDHAFSETIGHRDQETLEARVQEARQVFGDTLPDGLLNDTELRLYTQLYGEPIIRQEELELEATEDEKDADVLYREDGQGGWEAVDFEQAESEDEPPVVYDMEAGPVEDESIAMQRTREVAEQLGGEIMLEQFEEEANPDDTPRLHPLTVEGKFSTDPSTVFLPKDTVTGPISIILSDYSNKHIADVAHRTFGGTRLPYSTTTPPPRAQMPQLPIPLDASQRHMTEMEANAYIAALFPGMYTSILSTLVEVRKRLGTEWLRGLISKEDGPHILDASAGGAGVLAWRDVIRAEWESMVPDHPRASPYPLGRSTVVTGSDALRMRASLLLENTSFLPRLPDYVHIREKPTLDDERAPPKRKQYDIIVAPHSLLGIEEEFLRKEHVENLWNLLNPDGGVLILLEKGHQKGFEAIAGAREMILKRFVSSPGSTTYTNFTESPIEDSHIEKEPGMIVAPCTNHEKCPMFNTPGHSKGRKDYCHFQQRYIRPSFLQRILGAKDRNHEDVKFSYIAVQRGVDLRETQGIVQGSEATEAAFAGYEDLHDPAVEEMEAPDEATSSQTEASEQAKPENFHTLSLPRIVYPPMKRRGHVIFDFCTPAGKIERWTVPRSYSRRAYKDARKSNWGDLWALGAKTRIPRSLRLGDKHGEGKKERLARRAALRADLAEEGELEQQSEGSDWPEVLIQQRKKGQTIPSWKKHADKKKVRQASKKHAAAKVAQDDFLV, via the coding sequence ATGCTATCAAGATCCCCAGCATCAAGGGCGAGCCGGTCTTGCTCCCACGGCCTTCTGCGCACCATTGCATCGAAGTCGTCGCAAATCAGTTCGCAACAGCTCCGCGGCGGAGCTACCAGTTTCATAGCGCAGCGGTACAGATGTACAAACGCGCGATACGAGTTTCCCCTTAATTCACCGGTCGGATTTCCTCGAAAGACTGCTACTGGATACATAATCGGCGGTCTGAAAAATGGACGGCGATATGCGTCTACGGTGCCCCCGGCAGATGGCAATGTCAATGCGGATCGGAAGGACGCCATCTACGATGTGATTGATAAAATTGAACAAAATGAGATGGAAATGGCTGAGCTTATGGATGAGCTGAGCCTGTTGGACGATTACTGGGAAGCTCTCAACCTTGATGGTCCAGAGCTTGATCATGCATTCAGCGAGACGATCGGCCATCGGGACCAGGAGACTTTAGAAGCGCGCGTTCAGGAGGCGAGACAGGTGTTCGGGGACACTCTGCCCGATGGATTGCTGAATGACACTGAGTTGCGGTTATACACTCAGTTGTATGGCGAGCCGATCATTCGCCAGGAGGAGTTAGAGCTTGAAGCaacggaagatgagaaggatgCAGATGTTCTATACCGTGAAGATGGTCAGGGAGGATGGGAAGCTGTCGATTTCGAGCAGGCTGAGTCAGAGGATGAACCACCTGTGGTCTATGATATGGAGGCTGGCCCGGTCGAGGATGAATCTATCGCCATGCAACGGACAAGGGAAGTGGCGGAACAGCTCGGTGGAGAAATCATGCTGGAgcagtttgaagaagaagcaaaccCCGACGACACACCTCGACTGCATCCTTTGACTGTGGAAGGGAAGTTCTCTACCGATCCCAGTACTGTTTTCTTGCCCAAGGATACAGTAACTGGACCTATTTCCATCATCTTGTCCGACTACTCCAATAAGCATATTGCGGATGTTGCCCATCGTACCTTTGGCGGTACGCGCCTTCCTTATTCTACTACCACTCCTCCACCGCGCGCACAGATGCCCCAGCTCCCTATTCCGCTAGACGCTTCCCAGCGACACATGACAGAAATGGAGGCGAATGCATACATTGCGGCTCTGTTCCCTGGAATGTATACATCTATACTGAGCACCTTGGTCGAGGTCCGAAAGCGCTTGGGCACGGAGTGGCTACGTGGGCTCATCTCGAAAGAAGATGGGCCGCATATCCTTGATGCCAGTGCTGGTGGTGCCGGTGTCCTTGCTTGGCGAGATGTCATTCGTGCAGAATGGGAGTCTATGGTCCCAGACCATCCCAGGGCAAGTCCTTATCCTTTAGGTAGATCGACTGTCGTCACTGGTTCGGATGCCCTTCGAATGCGTGCTAGTTTATTGTTGGAGAACACTTCGTTTCTACCACGCTTGCCTGACTATGTTCACATCCGCGAAAAACCTACTCTAGATGATGAGAGAGCTCCTCCAAAGCGAAAGCAGTACGATATTATCGTGGCTCCCCATAGTTTGCTCGGCATAGAGGAGGAGTTCTTACGCAAAGAGCACGTGGAGAACCTGTGGAATCTTCTCAACCCTGATGGCGGTGTTCTAAtccttctcgagaagggaCACCAGAAAGGATTCGAAGCAATTGCCGGGGCCCGTGAGATGATCCTTAAGCGTTTCGTATCAAGCCCTGGCTCTACAACATATACCAACTTCACCGAGTCACCAATTGAGGATTCACATATTGAGAAGGAACCCGGAATGATTGTTGCGCCCTGCACTAACCATGAGAAATGCCCCATGTTCAACACTCCAGGCCATTCCAAGGGACGCAAAGATTATTGTCATTTCCAGCAGAGATATATCAGACCGTCATTCCTCCAACGTATCTTGGGAGCCAAGGATCGGAACCACGAAGATGTGAAGTTCAGTTATATCGCTGTACAACGTGGCGTCGACTTGCGTGAGACGCAGGGTATTGTACAAGGCTCGGAAGCTACCGAAGCGGCCTTTGCTGGCTACGAAGATTTACACGACCCAGCTGTAGAAGAGATGGAAGCACCAGACGAAGCTACTAGTTCCCAGACCGAGGCAAGCGAACAAGCGAAGCCCGAGAACTTCCACACGTTGTCTCTTCCTCGTATTGTGTATCCTCCAATGAAACGCCGCGGACATGTCATCTTCGATTTTTGTACGCCTGCTGGAAAGATTGAGCGCTGGACGGTGCCCCGCTCCTATAGCCGCCGGGCATACAAAGATGCTCGCAAGTCAAATTGGGGAGATCTGTGGGCTCTTGGTGCGAAGACCCGCATCCCAAGAAGCTTGAGACTCGGTGATAAGCACGGCGAAGGCAAGAAAGAACGTTTGGCTAGGCGGGCAGCCCTTAGGGCCGATTTAGCCGAGGAAGGTGAACTTGAGCAGCAGTCCGAGGGTTCTGACTGGCCTGAGGTGCTTATAcagcagagaaagaagggccAAACGATCCCAAGCTGGAAGAAGCATgcggacaagaagaaggtgaggCAGGCTTCGAAGAAGCATGCCGCTGCGAAAGTAGCGCAGGATGACTTCTTAGTTTGA
- a CDS encoding allantoinase alX (dihydroorotase and related enzymes) — protein sequence METQQIPSIAVVTSSRAVISGRLTSATIVISRTSGKITAVFDSVIPASDFPEGTPYTDYSPYVLLPGLVDAHVHLNEPGRTEWEGFYTGTQAAAFGGVTTVIDMPLNAIPPTTTVAGFREKLNAAQGKCWVDVGFYGGIIPGNAGELKALVNQGVRGFKGFLIDSGVDEFPAVSSEDIRKAMAELADEPTTLMFHAEMVPPNTSSQADQPQIPEGPAEAYSTFLASRPSAYETCAVEEILSLAHLAPKLALHIVHLSAMEAIPLLKKARADGISITAETCFHYLSLAAEEIRDGDTRHKCCPPIRSQLNQDALWAELERHAEDGVIKTVVSDHSPCTPDLKLLPSHIPGSCTSKGDAAIEKNQGSFSSAWGGISSVGLGLPILWTELSRRKGLTSAPEDTNTKRALQDIVRLCCANTAAQVGLERQKGDLVPGFDADICVFDDSAEWVVEPSTMLFRNKCSPYQGRTLRGMVRETWLRGEKVFSRDGGFSRKTPTGTLLLEKRV from the exons ATGGAAACGCAACAAATCCCCTCTATCGCGGTGGTGACGTCGTCTCGAGCCGTCATCTCGGGTCGTCTAACGTCAGCCACAATCGTTATCTCTCGCACCTCTGGAAAGATCACTGCGGTCTTTGACTCCGTCATTCCTGCCTCTGACTTCCCTGAAGGGACTCCCTATACCGACTATTCGCCTTATGTCTTGCTTCCCGGCTTGGTTGATGCCCATGTTCACCTGAACGAGCCCGGCCGCACCGAATGGGAGGGCTTCTATACAGGCACCCAGGCTGCTGCCTTTGGTGGTGTCACCACCGTCATTGACATGCCTCTGAACGCTATCCcgcccaccaccaccgtggCAGGTTTCAGGGAGAAGCTGAATGCTGCCCAAGGCAAGTGTTGGGTCGATGTCGGCTTCTATGGCGGCATCATCCCCGGCAACGCTGGCGAACTGAAGGCCCTCGTTAACCAAGGTGTCCGCGGCTTCAAGGGGTTTCTCATTGACAGTGGG GTTGACGAATTCCCCGCCGTCTCCTCGGAAGACATCCGTAAGGCCATGGCGGAACTTGCCGATGAGCCCACCACCCTCATGTTCCATGCGGAAATGGTGCCCCCCAACACATCCTCCCAGGCAGACCAACCCCAGATCCCCGAAGGCCCCGCGGAAGCATACTCCACTTTCCTGGCATCTCGTCCCTCCGCATATGAGACCTGTGCTGTAGAAGAGATCCTGTCATTGGCCCACCTGGCTCCCAAGCTTGCTTTGCATATTGTCCACCTATCGGCCATGGAGGCTATTCCACTCCTGAAGAAAGCCCGTGCAGACGGAATTTCTATCACTGCAGAGACTTGTTTCCATTATCTATCCCTGGCCGCCGAGGAGATCCGGGACGGTGATACCCGCCACAAGTGCTGCCCACCGATTCGCTCACAGCTTAACCAGGATGCCCTCTGGGCCGAATTGGAACGCCACGCCGAGGATGGTGTCATCAAGACCGTCGTGTCGGACCACTCCCCGTGCACCCCGGATCTGAAGCTCCTTCCTTCCCATATCCCGGGTAGCTGCACCTCCAAGGGCGATGCCGCCATCGAAAAGAACCAAGgcagcttctcctccgcctGGGGCGGTATCTCTTCTGTCGGTCTGGGTCTTCCAATCCTGTGGACGGAGCTCAGCCGCCGGAAGGGTCTCACCTCTGCTCCGGAGGATACCAACACCAAGCGGGCCCTCCAAGACATTGTACGCCTGTGCTGTGCCAACACCGCGGCACAGGTTGGACTTGAGCGCCAGAAAGGTGATCTCGTCCCCGGGTTTGACGCCGACATCTGTGTCTTCGACGACTCTGCCGAATGGGTCGTGGAGCCTAGCACCATGCTCTTCCGGAACAAGTGCTCGCCGTACCAGGGTCGCACCCTGCGCGGCATGGTCCGTGAGACGTGGCTGCGCGGCGAGAAGGTCTTTAGCCGAGACGGCGGCTTCAGCAGGAAGACTCCAACCGGCACATTGCTGTTAGAGAAACGTGTTTGa
- a CDS encoding uncharacterized protein (predicted protein) — MAYQLSVSISGPGTSERAHWGLVIHKPPSRVGDLLHVRVIDENTNLFAFENRSGHVIDDQNAWGLAKITMLDDLQRAKAISILFNERPPSNGGKDCQDWVLDALVSLEVEELVPDGTTQTWTSRTGKQTKAIQHEVGVNWEALNGR, encoded by the coding sequence ATGGCCTATCAACTTTCCGTGTCAATATCCGGCCCGGGGACCTCCGAGCGTGCTCATTGGGGGTTGGTTATCCATAAACCCCCAAGTCGAGTCGGAGACCTCCTGCATGTTAGAGTCATCGATGAAAATACCAACCTGTTTGCATTTGAAAATCGTTCCGGGCATGTCATAGATGATCAAAACGCATGGGGACTGGCCAAGATAACAATGCTGGATGATTTGCAGCGTGCTAAGGCAATTTCAATATTGTTTAATGAGAGGCCACCAAGCAATGGGGGAAAGGACTGTCAGGATTGGGTGCTGGATGCATTGGTTTCATTGGAGGTCGAAGAATTGGTTCCGGATGGAACGACACAGACATGGACATCAAGGACGGGCAAGCAGACAAAGGCTATCCAGCACGAGGTTGGTGTGAACTGGGAAGCTCTGAATGGGAGATAA